In Gemmatimonadales bacterium, the following proteins share a genomic window:
- a CDS encoding glycogen-binding domain-containing protein, with protein MTAPAIASIVALLLGGAAGAAAGQASATLDMGAGSYRPDRAITGGVASVAPAVRVAAGPVRWFGSGVYSNAQAGRWNFQGSSGAALHSPNFGIFRAELLGEVDWTWHHQAAGSATVAGELRGYVAPSPSTLLWIGQARGSAWSLAQHRPLERSTVGTSARLGRIRVGVTLANTSFDLFRGGGKGGAAADSGLAGSADTLSLERRTTFTDAMLSGRWELSRLDLDLSLGRRFSRTTPEITLWDVTAVRSLTGPLALLGSVGRSGSDPVTGLPGSRYLVVGLRVRLSGAPMPVVELPAAPVRSGLRIGPARITGREILLQAPGAREVELAGDFTDWRPVELASAGGNEWRVVLPIAPGLHRLAVRIDGRAWGAPPGTRRMTSEFGSEVGEVAVE; from the coding sequence ATGACCGCCCCCGCGATCGCCTCGATCGTGGCGCTGCTCCTTGGCGGAGCGGCCGGCGCCGCGGCGGGCCAGGCCAGCGCCACCCTGGACATGGGCGCCGGAAGCTATCGGCCGGATCGCGCCATCACCGGGGGGGTGGCCTCTGTCGCGCCGGCGGTACGAGTGGCGGCTGGACCTGTCCGCTGGTTCGGATCGGGGGTGTACTCCAATGCGCAGGCCGGCCGCTGGAATTTTCAGGGCTCCAGCGGGGCAGCACTCCATTCACCCAATTTCGGGATCTTTCGCGCCGAGCTGCTGGGCGAGGTCGACTGGACCTGGCACCACCAGGCGGCCGGCTCCGCCACGGTTGCGGGTGAGCTCCGGGGATACGTCGCGCCGTCGCCAAGCACGCTGCTCTGGATCGGCCAGGCGCGCGGGTCGGCCTGGTCGCTGGCTCAGCACCGGCCGCTCGAGCGCAGCACCGTCGGCACCTCGGCCCGGCTGGGCCGGATTCGGGTGGGGGTGACGCTGGCCAACACCTCGTTCGATCTCTTCCGCGGAGGCGGAAAGGGAGGAGCCGCTGCCGATTCAGGGCTGGCTGGCAGCGCCGATACGCTGAGCCTCGAGAGGCGCACCACTTTTACCGACGCGATGCTTTCCGGACGGTGGGAGTTGTCGCGGCTGGACCTCGACCTCTCGCTGGGCCGCAGGTTCAGCCGGACCACGCCGGAGATCACCCTCTGGGACGTGACCGCCGTGCGGAGCCTGACCGGCCCGTTGGCCCTCCTCGGCTCGGTGGGCCGATCCGGATCCGACCCGGTGACCGGACTGCCAGGCTCACGCTATCTGGTCGTGGGGCTGCGAGTGAGGCTCAGCGGAGCCCCCATGCCGGTGGTGGAGCTCCCGGCTGCGCCGGTGCGAAGTGGCCTCCGCATCGGTCCCGCGCGGATCACCGGACGCGAGATCCTGCTCCAGGCACCGGGCGCCCGCGAGGTCGAGCTGGCGGGAGACTTCACCGATTGGCGCCCGGTCGAGCTCGCTTCCGCGGGTGGAAACGAGTGGCGTGTCGTGCTTCCGATCGCGCCCGGCCTGCATCGCCTCGCGGTACGGATCGACGGCCGGGCCTGGGGTGCGCCGCCCGGCACCCGCCGGATGACCAGTGAGTTCGGCTCGGAGGTCGGAGAGGTGGCCGTCGAATAG
- a CDS encoding RNA polymerase sigma factor — MMSDSDAALVARTLAGDLEAYTQLIARYRDTLGRYAVYMVGNREDAQEAMQDSFFRAYRSLGECRQPERFGAWLFRIVVNRCRTAQRRLSRDRRFTGELPTEVAANGDAADGLEWREEIARALARLRPHYREAFLLRYVEELEYDEMAKLTGANQPALRMRVKRASDQLRELLRDIHAT, encoded by the coding sequence ATGATGAGCGACAGCGATGCCGCGCTGGTCGCCCGAACGCTCGCCGGCGACCTCGAGGCGTACACCCAGCTGATCGCTCGCTACCGCGACACGCTGGGGCGCTACGCGGTGTACATGGTGGGCAATCGGGAAGACGCCCAGGAAGCGATGCAGGACAGCTTTTTCCGGGCCTACCGCAGCCTGGGGGAGTGCCGCCAACCCGAACGCTTCGGGGCCTGGCTCTTCCGGATCGTGGTCAACCGCTGCCGGACCGCGCAGCGGCGGCTCAGCCGGGATCGGCGGTTCACCGGAGAGCTTCCGACCGAGGTGGCCGCGAACGGAGACGCCGCCGACGGGCTGGAATGGCGGGAAGAGATCGCCCGGGCACTCGCCAGGCTTAGGCCCCACTACCGCGAGGCGTTTCTCCTGCGTTACGTGGAAGAACTCGAGTACGACGAAATGGCCAAGCTCACCGGCGCCAATCAGCCGGCCCTGCGCATGCGAGTCAAACGGGCCAGCGACCAGCTCCGGGAGCTGCTGCGGGACATCCATGCCACCTGA
- a CDS encoding amidohydrolase family protein yields MPWHPAEEVDLPTMVALYTINAAYANHQERETGSIEAGKLADLVVLDRNLFELPVDQIHRARAIWTLLKGETVFPRR; encoded by the coding sequence GTGCCGTGGCACCCCGCCGAAGAGGTCGATCTCCCCACCATGGTGGCGCTCTATACCATCAACGCCGCTTATGCCAATCACCAGGAGCGGGAGACCGGGTCGATTGAGGCAGGCAAGCTCGCCGACCTGGTGGTGCTGGACCGGAATCTGTTCGAGCTTCCGGTGGATCAAATCCATCGGGCGCGGGCAATCTGGACTCTGCTGAAGGGTGAGACCGTGTTCCCGCGCCGCTAG
- a CDS encoding isoamylase early set domain-containing protein has protein sequence MPPDHSDELQDDILRRAVAELRRPVALDPATDAAALRRIRTEGSRPAGRPWWRGALAAAALAAGILLLLLLRSSAPPTPSGGARSVELRLVAPTGSQVVVVGDFNDWDPAATPLRPAGEPGVWKVELRLKPGRYHYAFLVDQRHWVRDPSEPPVSHADFGTPTSVLTVS, from the coding sequence ATGCCACCTGATCACAGCGACGAACTTCAGGATGACATCCTGCGCCGGGCGGTGGCCGAGCTCCGGCGGCCGGTGGCACTGGATCCGGCCACCGATGCGGCGGCGCTCCGGAGGATCCGCACGGAAGGCTCCCGGCCGGCCGGCCGGCCGTGGTGGCGCGGGGCTCTGGCCGCCGCCGCGCTCGCCGCCGGGATTCTTCTCCTGCTGCTGCTTCGCTCCTCGGCGCCGCCGACGCCGAGCGGCGGCGCCAGGTCGGTCGAGCTCCGCCTCGTCGCGCCCACCGGCTCCCAGGTCGTCGTCGTGGGAGACTTCAACGACTGGGACCCGGCGGCTACTCCGCTCCGTCCCGCGGGTGAGCCCGGGGTCTGGAAGGTCGAGCTCCGACTCAAGCCGGGCCGTTACCACTACGCGTTTCTGGTCGACCAGCGGCACTGGGTGAGGGATCCGAGCGAGCCGCCCGTCTCCCACGCCGACTTCGGTACCCCGACATCGGTTCTGACGGTAAGTTGA
- a CDS encoding DUF4382 domain-containing protein — translation MRSTGMVIGLGALLALSACDSNEIGPQAPHTTDGKTSVFLTDDPFPFDGVSRVDIHVVSIALAVRADTSESGPPWVTVATPDRAFNLLDLQNGSTALLGDAVIPRGNYSAVRMVIDPDRSGITDAEGQTITRTETPGTPGIDWQAKGVHPTLYAMVEEPMAVDENGADIVIDFDVGRSFLYDGHGGFTFMPFLRAITRSGSGGITGLVRREDGTPAPNALLGVYYGLDSTSVLGPLASTSRSDAQGRFTISFFRPGSYQVMAEDVRRHLRSEVVTVQVRAGQTVDAGELRFRLTAGQSAAGQSAAAEAQ, via the coding sequence ATGCGCAGCACTGGAATGGTGATCGGGCTGGGCGCGCTGTTGGCGCTGTCGGCCTGTGACTCGAATGAGATCGGGCCCCAGGCCCCCCATACGACGGACGGCAAGACCTCGGTGTTTCTCACCGATGATCCCTTTCCCTTCGACGGCGTATCCCGGGTGGACATCCACGTGGTCAGCATCGCCCTGGCGGTCCGAGCCGACACCTCGGAGTCTGGGCCACCCTGGGTGACCGTGGCGACCCCGGATCGCGCCTTCAACCTGCTCGACCTGCAGAACGGCTCGACCGCCCTGCTGGGCGACGCGGTGATCCCACGGGGCAACTACTCGGCGGTGCGGATGGTCATCGATCCCGACCGCTCCGGCATCACCGACGCCGAGGGCCAGACCATCACCCGTACCGAAACGCCCGGCACCCCGGGGATCGATTGGCAGGCGAAGGGCGTTCATCCGACGCTCTATGCCATGGTCGAGGAGCCGATGGCGGTGGACGAGAACGGTGCCGACATCGTCATCGATTTCGACGTGGGCCGCAGCTTCCTCTATGACGGGCACGGCGGGTTCACCTTCATGCCCTTCCTCCGCGCCATCACCCGCAGCGGCTCCGGCGGCATCACCGGGCTGGTGCGCCGGGAGGACGGCACGCCGGCCCCGAACGCGCTGCTCGGTGTCTACTATGGTCTCGATTCGACCTCGGTCCTCGGGCCGCTGGCTTCCACGTCGCGCAGCGATGCCCAGGGCCGCTTCACCATCTCCTTCTTCCGCCCGGGCTCGTACCAGGTGATGGCGGAGGATGTGCGGCGCCATCTGCGGAGCGAGGTGGTCACCGTGCAGGTGCGGGCGGGTCAGACGGTGGATGCGGGTGAGCTGCGCTTCAGGCTCACCGCGGGCCAGTCCGCCGCGGGCCAGTCCGCCGCGGCTGAGGCACAGTAG